The Prosthecochloris marina genome window below encodes:
- a CDS encoding ABC transporter permease — protein MVVRGENDRKGKLLTAFMSILMKDMRAYYLKPPNISWGLLFPLVWTGMFFVKSGMGSENILSLLPGMVSISILFGTTSMLAVTVTFERKAKAFERLLLAPIPLGLLMLSKTSGAILFGILNAFVPFIIGFVLVTDFSAFVWGAIVPAVILIAVVSTFLAMFIAVSVSEVFEAQTFSNFFRFPMMFLCGLFFPISELPDFLQPLSFLLPLTYGADILHGAIAGNNMMPLSFDFLMMFLFILLLFVLALRNIHRRWVM, from the coding sequence ATGGTCGTTCGCGGAGAAAATGATAGGAAAGGAAAGCTGCTTACAGCGTTCATGAGTATCCTTATGAAGGATATGCGGGCATATTACCTCAAGCCGCCGAATATCAGCTGGGGGTTGCTTTTTCCCCTCGTATGGACAGGGATGTTTTTCGTGAAATCGGGCATGGGTTCGGAGAATATTCTCTCTTTACTTCCGGGTATGGTTTCGATTTCCATTTTGTTCGGAACAACTTCCATGTTGGCTGTAACAGTAACATTTGAACGCAAGGCAAAAGCTTTTGAGCGTTTGCTGCTTGCTCCGATTCCTCTTGGACTTTTGATGCTCTCCAAGACAAGCGGAGCGATACTTTTCGGAATCCTCAATGCTTTTGTTCCTTTTATTATCGGTTTTGTTCTTGTAACGGATTTTTCCGCATTTGTTTGGGGGGCGATTGTCCCTGCAGTAATTCTGATTGCCGTGGTCTCGACATTTCTGGCCATGTTCATTGCTGTATCGGTCAGTGAGGTTTTCGAGGCACAGACATTTTCCAATTTTTTTCGATTTCCAATGATGTTTCTCTGTGGGCTGTTTTTTCCAATCAGTGAACTGCCCGATTTTCTGCAACCTCTTTCATTTCTGCTTCCTCTGACATATGGTGCGGACATTTTGCACGGGGCTATTGCCGGAAACAATATGATGCCGCTTTCATTCGATTTTCTGATGATGTTCCTTTTTATACTGCTTCTTTTCGTTTTGGCACTCAGGAACATTCATCGAAGATGGGTCATGTAA